A single window of Actinoallomurus bryophytorum DNA harbors:
- a CDS encoding TetR/AcrR family transcriptional regulator, which yields MPGTSRVRSAEDSRARILDAAQALFAEEGYDATPTSRIAERAGVYKGLVFHYFSRKIDILLALVERVPVDEIASLEAEVVPGDVAATLMNVAADFDVWYSRSSGSRLILFREAATHPEVSGALAEMNSRLIGLIRQAVDGALDDPAVPERRRTAAATTFAAALLNHAYWRDVGLPTFELPEIADLLGAGLGAAVQPDAGRQSLTGKG from the coding sequence ATGCCTGGCACCTCACGTGTTCGGTCGGCGGAGGACAGCCGGGCCCGCATCCTCGACGCCGCGCAGGCCCTCTTCGCCGAGGAGGGGTACGACGCCACCCCCACGTCGCGGATCGCCGAGCGCGCCGGCGTCTACAAGGGCCTCGTCTTCCACTACTTCTCCCGGAAGATCGACATCCTGCTGGCCCTGGTCGAACGCGTCCCCGTCGATGAGATCGCGTCCCTGGAGGCCGAGGTCGTCCCCGGCGACGTCGCCGCGACCCTCATGAACGTCGCCGCGGACTTCGACGTCTGGTACTCCCGGTCCTCCGGTTCCCGCCTCATCCTGTTCCGCGAGGCGGCCACGCATCCGGAGGTCAGCGGCGCCCTGGCCGAGATGAACTCCCGGCTCATCGGCCTGATCCGCCAGGCCGTCGACGGCGCCCTCGACGACCCCGCCGTACCCGAGCGGCGCCGTACGGCCGCCGCGACGACGTTCGCGGCGGCCCTGCTCAACCACGCGTACTGGCGCGACGTCGGACTGCCCACGTTCGAGCTCCCCGAGATCGCCGACCTCCTCGGCGCGGGTCTCGGCGCGGCCGTTCAGCCGGACGCTGGACGACAATCACTCACCGGTAAGGGTTAG
- a CDS encoding siderophore-interacting protein: MANEKPRKKRKVTRAQVLRVQWITPHMIRVVIGGEGLAGFGAGDFTDHYVKLLFRVPGVTYPDPFDMDVVHRDLPREHWPRQRSYTVRTWDPHALEMSIDFVYHGDEGLAGPWAAGSQPGDEVLFMGPGGAYAPSENADWHLFVGDESALPAIAASLEALPEGAPARVFVEVSGPGEEQELITAGDAKLVWLHRGEAPAGEALVEAVQELEFPSGTVHAFVHGEAGFVKRLRRHLRVERGIPLEQLSISGYWRLGADDEGWRASKAEWNREVEAAEATA, encoded by the coding sequence ATGGCGAACGAAAAGCCTCGCAAGAAGAGGAAAGTGACCCGGGCGCAGGTTCTGCGAGTTCAGTGGATCACCCCGCACATGATCCGCGTGGTGATCGGCGGTGAGGGTCTGGCCGGCTTCGGCGCCGGTGACTTCACCGACCACTACGTCAAGCTGCTGTTCCGGGTACCGGGTGTCACTTATCCGGACCCGTTCGACATGGACGTCGTCCACCGTGACCTGCCACGCGAGCACTGGCCGCGACAGCGCTCCTACACCGTGCGCACCTGGGACCCGCACGCGCTCGAGATGAGCATCGACTTCGTCTACCACGGCGACGAGGGGCTGGCCGGACCGTGGGCCGCGGGCTCCCAGCCGGGCGACGAGGTGCTGTTCATGGGCCCCGGCGGTGCGTACGCACCCAGTGAGAACGCGGACTGGCACCTGTTCGTCGGGGACGAGAGCGCGCTGCCGGCCATCGCGGCATCGCTGGAGGCCCTCCCGGAGGGTGCCCCGGCCCGCGTCTTCGTCGAGGTATCGGGACCGGGCGAGGAGCAGGAGCTCATCACCGCCGGCGACGCGAAGCTCGTCTGGCTGCACCGCGGAGAGGCCCCGGCCGGCGAGGCGCTGGTCGAGGCCGTACAGGAGCTGGAGTTCCCGTCCGGGACCGTGCACGCCTTCGTCCACGGCGAGGCGGGCTTCGTCAAGCGCCTGCGCCGCCACCTGCGGGTTGAGCGCGGCATCCCGCTGGAGCAGCTGTCCATCTCCGGCTACTGGCGCCTCGGCGCCGACGACGAGGGCTGGCGCGCAAGCAAGGCCGAGTGGAACCGCGAGGTCGAGGCCGCCGAGGCCACCGCGTGA
- a CDS encoding proline racemase family protein: MRSVRTISAVDSHTEGMPTRVVTGGVAPIPGATMAERRRYAVEHLDDLRRFLVDEPRGHSAMSGALLQPPLSPDADWGVVYIEVSGFLPMCGHGTIGVATVLVETGMVEVTSPETVVRLDTPAGVVEARVEVRDGHAERVTLRNVASFALGHDLTVKVPGLGEVGYDMAYGGNFYAIVALDSIGLPFDRAHKDDILKAGLAIMAAINEQDPPRHPADPLIGGCKHVQFLAPGSDARHSRNAMAIHPGWFDRSPCGTGTSARMAQLHSRGELPLNTEFVNESFIGTRFTGRLLETTTTGGVPAVVPEFSGRAWITGTANYLLDPADPLPNGFVL, translated from the coding sequence GTGAGGTCCGTCCGTACGATCAGTGCCGTCGACTCGCACACCGAGGGCATGCCGACGCGTGTCGTCACCGGCGGCGTCGCGCCGATCCCGGGCGCCACCATGGCCGAACGCCGCCGATACGCCGTGGAGCATCTCGATGACCTGCGGAGGTTCCTGGTCGACGAGCCGCGCGGGCATTCGGCGATGAGCGGGGCTCTGCTCCAGCCGCCGCTCTCCCCCGACGCCGACTGGGGTGTGGTCTACATCGAGGTGAGCGGCTTCCTGCCGATGTGCGGCCACGGCACGATCGGGGTGGCGACGGTCCTGGTGGAGACCGGGATGGTCGAGGTGACCTCGCCGGAGACGGTCGTACGCCTCGACACCCCGGCCGGCGTGGTCGAGGCGCGGGTCGAGGTCCGCGACGGCCACGCCGAGCGGGTCACCCTGCGCAACGTCGCGTCGTTCGCGCTGGGCCACGACCTGACCGTGAAGGTGCCCGGCCTCGGCGAGGTCGGCTACGACATGGCGTACGGCGGGAACTTCTACGCCATCGTGGCGCTGGACTCGATCGGCCTGCCCTTCGACCGCGCCCACAAGGACGACATCCTGAAGGCGGGCCTGGCCATCATGGCGGCGATCAACGAGCAGGACCCGCCGCGCCATCCGGCCGACCCCCTGATCGGCGGCTGCAAGCACGTGCAGTTCCTGGCCCCGGGCTCGGACGCACGACACTCCCGCAACGCGATGGCCATCCATCCGGGCTGGTTCGACCGCTCCCCGTGCGGCACCGGGACGTCGGCCCGGATGGCGCAGCTGCACTCGCGCGGTGAGCTGCCGCTGAACACCGAGTTCGTGAACGAGTCCTTCATCGGCACCCGCTTCACCGGACGCCTCCTCGAGACGACCACGACCGGCGGCGTGCCGGCCGTGGTCCCGGAGTTCTCCGGCCGCGCCTGGATCACCGGCACGGCGAACTACCTGCTCGACCCGGCCGACCCGCTCCCGAACGGTTTCGTGCTGTGA
- a CDS encoding dihydrodipicolinate synthase family protein gives MNTQLGGVIVATALPYRQDSSAPAGLAVDYDRYAEHCRWLVENGCRGVGPNGSLGEYSSLTDEERRRVARTAIEAVGGSGVVVVGVHGPGSHQARHWAELAAEDGADGVLCLPPTMYRASRADVLAHFEAVASVGLPVMVYNNPIDTKVDLTPDLLGEIAQIDNIVAVKEFSGDVRRVLEIREKAPNLAVVAGADDVTLEALLMGATGWFAGFPNVFPAESALLYELGLAGRLEEARALYEPLVAAFRWDSRTQFVQAIKLGMDQIGRYGGPCRPPRGPLSDEHRAQVTADMARAVAALEERRVSP, from the coding sequence GTGAACACCCAGCTCGGCGGGGTCATCGTGGCCACCGCGCTCCCGTACCGGCAGGACTCCTCGGCGCCCGCCGGGCTGGCGGTCGACTACGACCGGTACGCCGAGCACTGTCGCTGGCTGGTCGAGAACGGCTGCCGCGGCGTCGGCCCGAACGGCTCACTCGGGGAGTACTCCTCGCTGACGGACGAGGAACGGCGCCGCGTCGCGCGTACCGCGATCGAGGCGGTCGGCGGGTCCGGTGTCGTCGTGGTCGGCGTGCACGGGCCCGGTTCACACCAGGCGCGGCACTGGGCGGAGCTGGCCGCCGAGGACGGGGCGGACGGGGTGCTCTGCCTGCCTCCCACGATGTACCGGGCGAGCCGCGCGGACGTCCTGGCGCACTTCGAGGCGGTCGCCTCGGTCGGCCTGCCGGTCATGGTCTACAACAACCCGATCGACACCAAGGTCGACCTGACACCGGACCTGCTCGGGGAGATCGCGCAGATCGACAACATCGTCGCGGTGAAGGAGTTCTCCGGGGACGTACGCCGGGTCCTGGAGATCCGGGAGAAGGCGCCGAACCTGGCCGTCGTCGCCGGCGCGGACGACGTGACGCTCGAAGCGCTGCTGATGGGGGCGACCGGCTGGTTCGCCGGCTTCCCGAACGTCTTCCCCGCCGAGTCGGCGCTGCTGTACGAGCTGGGCCTCGCGGGGCGGCTGGAGGAGGCGCGTGCGCTGTACGAGCCGCTGGTCGCGGCGTTCCGCTGGGACTCGCGTACGCAGTTCGTGCAGGCCATCAAGCTGGGCATGGACCAGATCGGCCGGTACGGCGGCCCGTGCCGTCCCCCGCGCGGCCCGCTCAGCGACGAACACCGCGCCCAGGTGACCGCCGACATGGCCCGCGCGGTCGCGGCACTGGAGGAAAGGCGGGTGTCCCCGTGA